One segment of Setaria viridis chromosome 4, Setaria_viridis_v4.0, whole genome shotgun sequence DNA contains the following:
- the LOC117852231 gene encoding uncharacterized protein isoform X1, producing MAGGGARGGSDRAAGAARSPTTTTAIQSTIQSIKEVVGGHSDADILDTLRESNMDPNETAQKLLNQDPFHEVKRKRDKKKESSGQKSFADSTAPVEQNPQWMKPHTQRIENNDQRRIPNQGQMSGPSREFRVVRDNRFQHGAVENRPELGHKGPPNVQMSDRSVVQSGRNRSPATTSDVQITHQNVKHNPHSETLQGKRDAQGATQKHVKPYLKNSQNEQHFPGSDPTHVPSNARNAGGTVGPARRQVGVINSTRQPAGRLGSQMHAPGGSYANTQRGSFSSVGTSGRHSAFMSRNIQQNQRPDAIFRGRPTGRSFVAQNVNRYHQGPTSNQKAFQPIKEWKPKSTKKSATTDADNSVADAVSPSASNTENANAPDVNGLSDKLSQANLHEVEHVIIPEHLRVPEYEQTKLRFGSFTSGFDSEQVLASTSPDSEVPEHVQDPVQQVSEDDSMGAGHDDVDEQTRSSQHLSTSTAEISLPPSEDSDRMSGQVENDDGLGLVQSDTPIGAADGESTQITTTLTAFSTYGHEDPNMHSNNEAQLYGLVEPNVHQQVLTSTSQGYTSENPEPDNAVQVFRMPESNVHSQVLPSTSEALNPQIVNNSPVAISSQQQHMSQQQAAAQMYPQMHVQHFPNFMPYRQVYSPVYPMPLPNYSPNVPYPSNGNNYLQMPGGGSHLAAGGMKYGVSQYKPVPAGNPSAYGNYTPAGFTMGSPGVIGAAVGVDDVNRMKYKDNNIYASTQQVETSDIWIQAGREIPTMQVPPYYNISGQATPGAFVPNPANASFNATAQSSHAQFPGLYHPQQPPSIVSPHPMVHQQVPSAIGPNVGVGVAAPGPQVGTYQQPQLGHMNWRPSF from the exons atggctggcggcggggcgcgcgggggctcggacagggcggcgggggcggcgcgctcgcccaccaccaccacggcgatCCAGTCCACCATCCAGTCGATCAAGGAGGTCGTCGGCGGCCACTCGGACGCCGACATCCTGGACACCCTCCGCGAGTCCAACATGGACCCCAACGAGACGGCGCAGAAGCTGCTCAACCAAG ATCCATTTCACGAAGTTAAAAGAAAAAGGGACAAGAAGAAAGAG AGTTCTGGTCAGAAGAGCTTTGCTGATAGTACTGCACCAGTTGAGCAGAACCCACAATGGATGAAGCCGCACACACAAAGGATTGAGAATAATGATCAAAGAAGAATTCCTAATCAGGGTCAGATGTCAG GCCCTAGTAGGGAATTTCGGGTTGTGAGGGATAATAGATTTCAACATGGTGCGGTGGAGAACAGACCAGAACTAGGACACAAAGGTCCACCAAATGTACAAATGTCTGATAGGAG TGTGGTTCAGTCTGGTCGAAACCGTTCACCTGCTACGACCTCAGATGTCCAGATCACACATCAAAATGTTAAGCACAACCCCCACTCTGAGACACTTCAAGGGAAGAGGGATGCTCAGGGTGCTACGCAGAAGCATGTAAAGCCATATTTGAAGAACTCTCAGAATGAGCAGCACTTCCCAGGTTCTGACCCAACCCATGTGCCATCCAATGCCAGAAATGCTGGTGGAACTGTTGGACCTGCTAGACGTCAAGTTGGAGTTATTAATTCCACTAGGCAACCTGCTGGCCGTCTGGGTTCTCAGATGCATGCACCAGGTGGTTCTTATGCTAATACTCAGAGGGGGAGTTTTTCCTCTGTTGGGACATCTGGGCGTCACTCCGCTTTTATGTCTAGAAACATTCAACAAAACCAGAGACCTGACGCAATATTTCGTGGAAGGCCTACTGGTAGATCTTTTGTTGCCCAAAATGTCAACAGGTATCACCAGGGTCCTACTAGTAACCAAAAAG CTTTTCAGCCTATTAAGGAGTGGAAGCCAAAATCAACAAAGAAGTCAGCCACCACTGATGCAGATAACAGTGTAGCTGATGCTGTTTCTCCTTCAGCTAGCAACACTGAAAATGCTAATGCACCAGATGTGAACGGCTTGTCTGATAAACTTTCACAAGCTAACTTGCACGAGGTAGAGCATGTTATCATCCCGGAACACCTTCGTGTGCCTGAATATGAGCAGACAAAGTTAAGGTTTGGCAGTTTTACATCTGGTTTCGATTCGGAACAAGTACTGGCCTCAACCTCTCCGGACTCTGAAGTACCAGAACA TGTACAAGATCCGGTTCAACAAGTTAGCGAAGACGATAGTATGGGTGCTGGACATGATGACGTGGATGAGCAAACTAGATCTTCACAGCACCTCTCCACATCAACGGCTGAGATTTCCTTACCACCATCCGAGGATAGTGACAGAATGAGTGGACAAGTAGAGAATGATGATGGTCTGGGCTTAGTTCAGAGCGACACTCCAATTGGTGCAGcagatggagaaagcacccaAATCACCACAACTTTGACTGCCTTTTCT ACATACGGTCATGAAGATCCTAATATGCATTCAAATAATGAGGCACAGTTATATGGACTGGTGGAACCTAATGTACATCAGCAAGTACTGACTTCCACTTCTCAG GGGTACACTTCAGAAAATCCGGAACCAGATAATGCTGTGCAGGTGTTCAGGATGCCAGAATCTAATGTTCACTCACAAGTACTTCCTTCCACGTCTGAG GCCCTAAATCCTCAGATTGTGAACAACAGCCCTGTTGCTATCTCTTCACAGCAGCAACATATGTCTCAGCAACAAGCCGCAGCACAGATGTACCCTCAAATGCATGTGCAACATTTTCCAAATTTCATGCCATACCGACAAGTCTATTCTCCAGTTTATCCGATGCCTTTGCCAAACTATTCGCCAAATGTTCCGTATCCATCAAATGGAAATAATTATCTTCAGATGCCTGGTGGAGGTTCACATTTAGCTGCAGGAGGCATGAAGTATGGAGTTTCACAGTATAAACCAGTCCCAGCTGGTAACCCTTCTGCTTATGGAAACTACACTCCAGCTGGTTTTACAATGGGTTCTCCTGGTGTTATTGGAGCTGCAGTTGGTGTTGATGATGTCAATAGGATGAagtacaaggacaacaacatTTATGCCTCAACTCAACAG GTTGAGACATCTGACATATGGATCCAGGCAGGTAGAGAGATTCCAACTATGCAGGTTCCTCCATACTACAACATATCAGGTCAAGCAACACCTGGTGCTTTTGTGCCAAATCCAGCGAATGCATCTTTCAATGCTACGGCCCAATCCTCTCATGCTCAGTTCCCAGGCTTGTACCATCCCCAGCAGCCTCCCTCTATTGTAAGTCCACACCCCATGGTGCATCAACAGGTGCCATCAGCGATTGGTCCCAATGTTGGGGTCGGGGTGGCGGCTCCTGGTCCCCAAGTTGGGACTTATCAGCAGCCACAGCTCGGTCATATGAATTGGAGACCCAGCTTTTGA
- the LOC117852231 gene encoding uncharacterized protein isoform X2 yields the protein MAGGGARGGSDRAAGAARSPTTTTAIQSTIQSIKEVVGGHSDADILDTLRESNMDPNETAQKLLNQDPFHEVKRKRDKKKESSGQKSFADSTAPVEQNPQWMKPHTQRIENNDQRRIPNQGQMSGPSREFRVVRDNRFQHGAVENRPELGHKGPPNVQMSDRSVVQSGRNRSPATTSDVQITHQNVKHNPHSETLQGKRDAQGATQKHVKPYLKNSQNEQHFPGSDPTHVPSNARNAGGTVGPARRQVGVINSTRQPAGRLGSQMHAPGGSYANTQRGSFSSVGTSGRHSAFMSRNIQQNQRPDAIFRGRPTGRSFVAQNVNRYHQGPTSNQKAFQPIKEWKPKSTKKSATTDADNSVADAVSPSASNTENANAPDVNGLSDKLSQANLHEVEHVIIPEHLRVPEYEQTKLRFGSFTSGFDSEQVLASTSPDSEVPEHVQDPVQQVSEDDSMGAGHDDVDEQTRSSQHLSTSTAEISLPPSEDSDRMSGQVENDDGLGLVQSDTPIGAADGESTQITTTLTAFSTYGHEDPNMHSNNEAQLYGLVEPNVHQQVLTSTSQGYTSENPEPDNAVQVFRMPESNVHSQVLPSTSEIVNNSPVAISSQQQHMSQQQAAAQMYPQMHVQHFPNFMPYRQVYSPVYPMPLPNYSPNVPYPSNGNNYLQMPGGGSHLAAGGMKYGVSQYKPVPAGNPSAYGNYTPAGFTMGSPGVIGAAVGVDDVNRMKYKDNNIYASTQQVETSDIWIQAGREIPTMQVPPYYNISGQATPGAFVPNPANASFNATAQSSHAQFPGLYHPQQPPSIVSPHPMVHQQVPSAIGPNVGVGVAAPGPQVGTYQQPQLGHMNWRPSF from the exons atggctggcggcggggcgcgcgggggctcggacagggcggcgggggcggcgcgctcgcccaccaccaccacggcgatCCAGTCCACCATCCAGTCGATCAAGGAGGTCGTCGGCGGCCACTCGGACGCCGACATCCTGGACACCCTCCGCGAGTCCAACATGGACCCCAACGAGACGGCGCAGAAGCTGCTCAACCAAG ATCCATTTCACGAAGTTAAAAGAAAAAGGGACAAGAAGAAAGAG AGTTCTGGTCAGAAGAGCTTTGCTGATAGTACTGCACCAGTTGAGCAGAACCCACAATGGATGAAGCCGCACACACAAAGGATTGAGAATAATGATCAAAGAAGAATTCCTAATCAGGGTCAGATGTCAG GCCCTAGTAGGGAATTTCGGGTTGTGAGGGATAATAGATTTCAACATGGTGCGGTGGAGAACAGACCAGAACTAGGACACAAAGGTCCACCAAATGTACAAATGTCTGATAGGAG TGTGGTTCAGTCTGGTCGAAACCGTTCACCTGCTACGACCTCAGATGTCCAGATCACACATCAAAATGTTAAGCACAACCCCCACTCTGAGACACTTCAAGGGAAGAGGGATGCTCAGGGTGCTACGCAGAAGCATGTAAAGCCATATTTGAAGAACTCTCAGAATGAGCAGCACTTCCCAGGTTCTGACCCAACCCATGTGCCATCCAATGCCAGAAATGCTGGTGGAACTGTTGGACCTGCTAGACGTCAAGTTGGAGTTATTAATTCCACTAGGCAACCTGCTGGCCGTCTGGGTTCTCAGATGCATGCACCAGGTGGTTCTTATGCTAATACTCAGAGGGGGAGTTTTTCCTCTGTTGGGACATCTGGGCGTCACTCCGCTTTTATGTCTAGAAACATTCAACAAAACCAGAGACCTGACGCAATATTTCGTGGAAGGCCTACTGGTAGATCTTTTGTTGCCCAAAATGTCAACAGGTATCACCAGGGTCCTACTAGTAACCAAAAAG CTTTTCAGCCTATTAAGGAGTGGAAGCCAAAATCAACAAAGAAGTCAGCCACCACTGATGCAGATAACAGTGTAGCTGATGCTGTTTCTCCTTCAGCTAGCAACACTGAAAATGCTAATGCACCAGATGTGAACGGCTTGTCTGATAAACTTTCACAAGCTAACTTGCACGAGGTAGAGCATGTTATCATCCCGGAACACCTTCGTGTGCCTGAATATGAGCAGACAAAGTTAAGGTTTGGCAGTTTTACATCTGGTTTCGATTCGGAACAAGTACTGGCCTCAACCTCTCCGGACTCTGAAGTACCAGAACA TGTACAAGATCCGGTTCAACAAGTTAGCGAAGACGATAGTATGGGTGCTGGACATGATGACGTGGATGAGCAAACTAGATCTTCACAGCACCTCTCCACATCAACGGCTGAGATTTCCTTACCACCATCCGAGGATAGTGACAGAATGAGTGGACAAGTAGAGAATGATGATGGTCTGGGCTTAGTTCAGAGCGACACTCCAATTGGTGCAGcagatggagaaagcacccaAATCACCACAACTTTGACTGCCTTTTCT ACATACGGTCATGAAGATCCTAATATGCATTCAAATAATGAGGCACAGTTATATGGACTGGTGGAACCTAATGTACATCAGCAAGTACTGACTTCCACTTCTCAG GGGTACACTTCAGAAAATCCGGAACCAGATAATGCTGTGCAGGTGTTCAGGATGCCAGAATCTAATGTTCACTCACAAGTACTTCCTTCCACGTCTGAG ATTGTGAACAACAGCCCTGTTGCTATCTCTTCACAGCAGCAACATATGTCTCAGCAACAAGCCGCAGCACAGATGTACCCTCAAATGCATGTGCAACATTTTCCAAATTTCATGCCATACCGACAAGTCTATTCTCCAGTTTATCCGATGCCTTTGCCAAACTATTCGCCAAATGTTCCGTATCCATCAAATGGAAATAATTATCTTCAGATGCCTGGTGGAGGTTCACATTTAGCTGCAGGAGGCATGAAGTATGGAGTTTCACAGTATAAACCAGTCCCAGCTGGTAACCCTTCTGCTTATGGAAACTACACTCCAGCTGGTTTTACAATGGGTTCTCCTGGTGTTATTGGAGCTGCAGTTGGTGTTGATGATGTCAATAGGATGAagtacaaggacaacaacatTTATGCCTCAACTCAACAG GTTGAGACATCTGACATATGGATCCAGGCAGGTAGAGAGATTCCAACTATGCAGGTTCCTCCATACTACAACATATCAGGTCAAGCAACACCTGGTGCTTTTGTGCCAAATCCAGCGAATGCATCTTTCAATGCTACGGCCCAATCCTCTCATGCTCAGTTCCCAGGCTTGTACCATCCCCAGCAGCCTCCCTCTATTGTAAGTCCACACCCCATGGTGCATCAACAGGTGCCATCAGCGATTGGTCCCAATGTTGGGGTCGGGGTGGCGGCTCCTGGTCCCCAAGTTGGGACTTATCAGCAGCCACAGCTCGGTCATATGAATTGGAGACCCAGCTTTTGA
- the LOC117851775 gene encoding omega-amidase, chloroplastic: MQVLHNSRTSQQSQAPSLIPLQIPDRPASQPSIELTMAPTSVSPPPLRPPKANTQKYNIALCQLLVSPDKEENIARARARVEAAADAGAMLIVMPEIWSCPYSMETLPSYAEDIDGGGSPSISMLSEVAAARKITIVGGSIPEKASGKVFNTCCVVGPDGQILAKHRKLHLFEINIPGDIKLKESDTFTGGQEPTVVDTDVGRIGIGICHDIRFPELAMLYRSRGAHLICYPSAFNMSTGELLWDLMQKSRAVDNQLFVATCSPARDPNAKSDFMIWGHSSLIGPFGEVLAAAGHEEATAIGEIDLSMIQSTRENLPLEMQSRGDLYRLVDVQRQREPATASNGAGRLEGEGALVNDTVL, translated from the exons ATGCAGGTGTTGCACAACAGCAGAACAAGTCAAcagtcccaggctcccagccTTATCCCTCTTCAGATCCCCGATCGCCCTGCCTCCCAGCCGAGCATCGAACTCACCATGGCTCCCACCTcggtctcgccgccgccgctccgtcctcCCAAAGCCAACACGCAGAAG TACAATATCGCGTTGTGCCAGCTCTTGGTCTCACCGGATAAGGAAGAGAACATCGCCCGTGCGCGCGCCCGCGTCGAGgccgccgcggacgccggcGCCATGCTCATCGTCATGCCG GAAATATGGAGCTGTCCCTACTCAATGGAGACCCTGCCAAGCTACGCCGAAGACATAGACGGCGGAGGATCACCGTCGATCTCGATGCTGTCCGAGGTCGCTGCTGCCAGAAAGATCACCATTGTAGGCGGATCGATACCAGAGAAGGCGTCTGGGAAGGTGTTCAACACCTGCTGTGTCGTCGGACCAGATGGACAGATATTGGCCAAACATCGAAAA CTGCATTTGTTTGAGATTAACATCCCAGGAGACATCAAGCTCAAGGAGTCTGATACATTCACAGGTGGACAGGAACCTACAGTAGTTGACACAG ATGTCGGACGGATTGGCATAGGGATATGTCATGACATTCGGTTCCCAGAACTAGCGATGCTGTACAGATCAAGAG GCGCGCATCTGATATGTTATCCTTCTGCATTCAACATGAGCACTGGGGAGCTCCTGTGGGACCTCATGCAAAAATCCAG GGCTGTTGACAATCAG CTGTTTGTAGCAACCTGCTCGCCGGCGCGAGACCCTAACGCGAAGTCGGATTTCATGATCTGGGGCCATTCGAGCCTCATTGGACCG TTTGGGGAAGTGCTCGCAGCAGCTGGGCACGAGGAAGCGACCGCCATCGGCGAGATCGACCTCTCCATGATACAATCTACAAG GGAGAACCTCCCGTTGGAGATGCAGAGCAGAGGAGACCTGTACCGATTGGTGGATGTGCAGAGGCAGAGAgagcctgcaactgcaagcaacGGCGCTGGGCGATTGGAGGGCGAAGGCGCTCTGGTCAATGACACCGTGCTCTGA
- the LOC117853735 gene encoding mechanosensitive ion channel protein 10, with protein MEPSAAKRAPAAPPSGNAADHVLLIPPDHPPQPAPPHAGNINQQPPSAAASEAPKPSQNPEKPPVVSSPSRPPLPPALLRRRSSISKPKSRFVEPLPPTPPHPDSAHPSPVHPAAATPTHRGAAGVSTPHTPADADDEEDLFRNRDGSRSPASAARCRRRARLGLELSVLVLVLALLVVSVVVRPLRGRVLWGLEIWKWCVMVTAVFSGHLLSRWLVTLIVFAVERNFLLRTKVLYFVFGLKKSFQVCLWLALVLIAWSQLFDQGGAGRSQKTARILNYVSRFLASGLIGSVIWLVKTFLMKLVASTFHRKTFFDRIQESVFHQYVLQTLSGPPLMELAENVGREGSGLGRVSFSRAKEEKGKGVPEVIDVVKLRRMSQEKVSAWTMRGLITAIRSSRLSTISNTIESFNDVDGMEQKDREINSEWEAKAAAYAIFKNVARPGYKHIEEVDLLRFLTKEEVDLVIPLFEGASETGKIKKSALKNWVVKAYLDRKSLAHSLNDTKTAVMQLHNLISVIVVIIIIIITLLLMGIATTKILVVISSQLLVVVFIFGNACKTVFEALIFVFIMHPFDVGDRCVIDGTQMTVEEMNILTTVLLKNDNEKVYYPNSVLSTKPISNFYRSPNMYDTIDFAIHVSTSVESIGALRSKIKGYLESKPTHWHPVHTVNLKDILDVNKINMSLSVQHTMNFQNIREKNIRRSELVMELKKMFEEMSIRYHLLPQKVELTYVGPNPLPMAVAQAR; from the exons ATGGAGCCGTCCGCGGCCAAgagggcgccggccgcgccgccctccgGTAATGCGGCGGACCACGTCCTCCTCATCCCGCCCGACCACCCCCcgcagcccgcgccgccgcacgcgggCAACATCAACCAGCAGCCGCCGAGCGCCGCGGCCTCGGAGGCCCCCAAACCCTCGCAGAACCCCGAGAAGCCGCCGGTGGTCTCGAGCCCctcgcgcccgccgctgccgcccgcgctcctccgccgccgctcctccatcTCCAAGCCCAAGTCCCGCTTCGTCGAGCCGctgccgcccacgccgccgcaccCGGACTCCGCCCACCCCTCCCCcgtccaccccgccgccgccaccccgacccaccgcggcgccgcgggCGTCTCCACGCCGCACACCCCcgcggacgccgacgacgaggaggacctcTTCCGCAACAGGGACGGctcccggagccccgcctccgcggcgcggtgccgccgccgggcgcgcctCGGCCTCGAGCTCTCCgtgctcgtcctcgtcctcgcgcTGCTCGTCGTCAGCGTCGTCGTGCGGCCCCTGCGGGGGCGCGTCCTCTGGGGGCTGGAGATCTGGAAGTGGTGCGTCATGGTCACCGCCGTCTTCTCCGGCCACCTCCTCAGCCGGTGGCTCGTCACGCTCATCGTCTTCGCCGTCGAGCGCAACTTCCTGCTGCGCACCAAGGTGCTCTACTTCGTCTTCGGGCTCAAGAAGAGCTTCCAGGTCTGCCTCTGGCTGGCCCTCGTGCTCATCGCGTGGTCGCAGCTCTTCGACCAGGGAGGGGCCGGCCGCTCGCAGAAGACCGCCAGGATCCTCAACTACGTTTCCAGGTTCCTCGCATCCGGGCTCATCGGCTCCGTCATCTGGCTCGTCAAGACCTTCCTCATGAAGTTGGTGGCGTCCACGTTCCACCGGAAGACCTTCTTCGATCGGATCCAGGAGAGTGTGTTCCACCAGTACGTGCTGCAGACGCTGTCGGGCCCGCCACTGATGGAGCTGGCGGAGAATGTGGGCCGGgagggaagtgggcttggccgGGTCAGTTTCAGCAGGGCCAAGGAGGAGAAAGGGAAAGGTGTGCCGGAGGTGATTGATGTCGTCAAGCTCAGGAGGATGAGCCAGGAGAAGGTGTCAGCATGGACGATGAGAGGGCTCATCACAGCAATCCGAAGTTCTAGGCTCTCAACCATATCTAATACTATCGAGAGCTTCAATGATGTTGATGGCATGGAACAGAAGGATAGAGAGATAAATAGCGAGTGGGAGGCGAAGGCGGCAGCATATGCCATATTCAAGAATGTTGCAAGGCCCGGCTATAA GCATATTGAGGAGGTAGATCTGCTGAGATTTCTCACCAAAGAGGAAGTGGACCTGGTGATTCCACTGTTTGAGGGAGCATCAGAGACGGGAAAGATCAAAAAGTCTGCTCTGAAGAATTGGGTG GTCAAAGCATACCTCGATCGCAAATCACTAGCACATTCTCTGAATGACACAAAGACTGCGGTTATGCAACTTCACAACCTCATCAGTGTTATAGTTGTCATtataatcatcatcatcacactACTGTTGATGGGCATTGCAACAACCAAAATCCTTGTTGTCATCTCGTCCCAGCTTCTGGTTGTGGTATTCATATTTGGGAATGCCTGCAAAACTGTATTTGAGGCCCTTATATTTGTATTCATCATGCATCCATTTGATGTTGGTGACCGCTGTGTTATCGATGGAACACAG ATGACTGTTGAAGAAATGAATATATTGACTACTGTTCTCTTGAAGAATGACAACGAGAAAGTATATTATCCAAACTCTGTACTGTCCACAAAGCCAATCAGCAACTTTTACCGAAGCCCTAACATGTACGACACTATTGATTTTGCTATTCATGTTTCAACTTCAGTTGAGAGCATTGGAGCTTTGAGGTCCAAAATCAAAGG GTATCTGGAGAGCAAACCAACACATTGGCACCCTGTCCACACGGTAAACCTGAAGGACATCCTGGATGTGAACAAGATCAACATGTCTCTATCTGTACAGCACACAATGAACTTCCAAAACATCAGGGAGAAGAACA